The DNA window AAGTCCCGAAAAAGGTGTTTCAACGAATTGTAATTGTTGCGAAAGGTGCCGGTTCAGCTGCCTGGCCGCCAATGCCGGCTCTGGTGTTTTGCCATCATAAAAATGATCGATCGGCACTCGACCGCGTACTTTGATCTCAAAGAGCGGCTTTGTAAGGGGGACATCGTACCATTTGCTCTGTTTATCCAATAAATGCTCACTGCAGCAAATCGCCACAATACGCAGATCGCGGCGGCAGCGGACGGCAATATTGGCCGCCCCGCGCTGCAGAGACATCTTTTTCCCCGGCTCGGTACGCGTGCCCTCAGGAAAAATTAAAATGGTGTCTCCGCGCCCCAATCTTTCCTGACACTGTGGCAATAAAGTCTCAGCCTGACTGTTAACCAGATAATCCGCTGCACGAATCACCCCGCTGACAAACGGATTTCTCAGTAATGCGCTTTTCACCAGGCAATCCGTTTCCGGCATCACGGAAGCCAGCAGCACATAATCAATCAACGTAGGATGATTCGCCACCACCAGACAGCCGCGTTCATTACGCAGGCAATCGGCGCCATGGATACGGTAATCCAATACGCCAATGCTCCTCGCTACCGTTAAGAACAATCGAAAACTGGCTGAAATACTGCGCCGCGCTATGCGGCAGCGCTTATTGTCATCACGTATAACAAGCAAGAGCAAATTAAACCAGGTCAGGGAAAGCAGCAGCCCACCGAGCCCAAATAATGCGAAGCAAAACCCGGTCATGACCAAGCGCCAGATACGGTTTAATCCGGTTACAGCGTTCATTTCATGAGACTCCAACGCCACTGCAGCCGTTCTCCGTCAATCGTAAAGTGGGGCGTCTGCGCGAGATAGTGCCTTAAGAACTGCAAGCTTTGCGGCAAAGACACTTCATTGCCTGCATAATCACTCTCCGTGGAGCATTGCAGCATATCCCCCGGCTCAAACAACAGCGCCACGGCATACGCCCAGGTGGGCATTTGCGCAGGAAGCCCCGGATGGTAAAACGCTGGGATCACACCATCAAAATCCACCATCAATACACGTTGATGGCCGGCCTGCAGCAAGCAAACCACTTCACAAAGCCCTTGCTGGAACGTATCCATGCCGGCGGAAAGCGAAGAGGATACGATCGGTTGCTTGGCAACGATCGTCAGATTTCCAACCGCGGAGTTATGAACCGACATGGTAAAGTCCGTCGGTGAAACAGCCTGGCCGGTCGCCAATGCATGAAGGATACGGTAGTTACGCTCCAGTTCCCCGTGACGGCTGGTATAAAGCACGGCGTCAACGGCATGACGACGCAGCAAAGAGAGCCCGCAATCAACCGCCAGCTTACTGCCGGAGCTCAAGCGACGGGCGACCATCATCGGCAATTCATCAGGCAACGCCTGAGGCGCGCTCGGATCAATGGCATCAGGTTGGCGCGCCCATGCAAGCCACTGGGTCGCTGCGCTCAGACCCGGTGCTCGAGCCTGCCAGTCGACTATGTTCAAGGCAAATTTCATTAACGCAAATCCGTGGTGTATCCGTAATCTCTGGCACAATGCGCCAAATTGACGCCTCTTTTTAAGTCAAATTTTCTTGCATATGAGTAAGGTATGACCAACACCGAGATGATCGACGCGCTTTTCAACCTCAAATCCTGCCGTTTCCAAGTAGCGATAAAATTTCTCTACGCTGTAAAAACGGCTATTGCCGTTAGCCATGCAGGTAAAATAAAGCGACGTGGCGTTCAGGCTGAATGAGGCCGCCTCAAATTTTTGCGCATCCCAGAACAGCTCCATAACACACAACCGAGCACCAGGTTTCATCACCTTGGCGATACGCTCCAACATGCCAATTATCTGCTGCGGAGCGAAGCAGTCGAGGAACTGGCTCATCCACCAGATATCCGCTTCGCCAGGCAATGTGGCATCTTTGAGCATATCAACCGCATGAAAGCCAATGCGGTGAGAAAAACCGGCATTTTCGACATTTTGGCGGGCAAGTGCAATTTGTTGCGGTAAATCCAGTATCGTAATCGTGACATCGTCATCGTATTGGCAGCAACGCAGCGCCCATTTTCCCGTATTTCCTCCGACATCGTACAGGCTTAGAGGTTGGCCGGCGAAAATATGCGGCAACGCAGCATGAAAGGCCGCATCAGAGTAGTAATGATCGAATGCAAACCAACTTTCACGAGCTGGAGATGGTAACTGGGACAGCACAGGATAGATAGTTTCCGTGTCACTGAACACCTGGAGACCCGCAGGTTTGGACTCCTTTAGCGCTTGCGTCAGAAAGAACAACCCCTGATAACAGACATCCTGTGTGAAATCCATATTCACACGGGTCATCGTGTCATGCAGCAGGAAGTGCCCCACTTTTGTGAGGCGGTAGCGCTCGTCGCGGCAGGTAATGATGCGACCACTCAACCCCATATCCAACAGCACGCTGGTGGCATAATCATTCAGACTGCTATTAGCAACGATTTCATCCAGAAACGCGCCTTGTTCACCTTGCTTATCCAGATAGGCCAACACCCCCCCATTGCGCAAACAAAGCGCCGTTTGAAACAGCATGGGAGCAAAAGCAATGCGTTGCGCTTCAGTTATGGCATCAAGCGCATTAAAGGTGTCTTGTTCATACATAACGATGATAAGCGTCCTGTGCTAAAAATATTTATCGGGCCATACTTGGCCCGACTAAAAAGATATTACTGCACTGCATTCGTGGCGAGGTTAACCTGAATATCTTTATCCAGATTGCGTACCCAACGATTATAGTTTTTATGAATCTTACCTTGAGAAGCAAGCAAATTCTGGCTGCTGTCATAATCGATAGAATAAGCCGTTGCCGAGTAGGTAATACGCACCTCTGCACTGTGATTGCGGTTTTGCTGACGCGCCTTGATGACACTCGGCCCTGCATCATTCATGATCCATTGGCGCTGGGCGCCCGCCTTAAGGATTGCGCTTCTGACTTGAGCTTCACTATGCCCGGCACTAACTGTCGAATGAACATTATCAACCGGCGCTGTGCGCGCACATCCCACTAAGGCCCCTGCCACGGAAAATGCGATTAACAACTTGGAAACCCTTTTCATACAACCTCCATATTAAAGTAATTTTGATAACTTTCATCAATGGATAAATGAATACCTGCAACAATACAGTCAAATGAAACCACAGTTTATTTATTAACCGGCACCTTACGGTATTTTTAAATTAAAATCATCAGCCACTCACAGGCTGAATGAAATCAATATAAAAACAGTGAAAGACTCGTAAATCAATGAACTATCGGACAGATTGAATTTGTAACCATCCAATATTCATTGAAGCTATCGGTGATTATATCGATTAAATTAACACCATCAAAATGCTTATTCATGACCATCAGTTCCGGCCATTTAAAGTACTCCAAACAATACCCTTACTCAAGAAAAATGTAACTAAATTATACCAAATCCCTGGCTCTCATTGCCAAGCATGACTGGCGAAAGGGGGAACTGCAGAGGTAATGACTGATACACCTGCACAGGCCGGCTAATCAGTATCGTGTAGCGAGAAATGCTTGAGATTAACGCGGCAAAATCGCGCATGTTTTATCCAGCAGCGATTCTACCGAGGCGCGGTTGCCAACGTCCCAGCCACGCTTCGAGGCCAGCAAGATAAACCCCCGTTGGCCGGCAAACGTGGTCGGAACGATGGCCACGCCATACTCCGCCAGCTGCTGCGGCGACAGATGAAAATAATCCGCAAGATCCTTAATCGGGTAGATGCCCATCGCGGTCGGTTGCATCACGCGGCGGGCATAGTAGGTGTGGCGCAACAGTTTATCCGGCAAAGGCCGCCATTGTTCCTGAATATAGGGGCGTTCCGCCTGCAATTGGCGCCGTACATCTTCGCGCAGGCAGGTCAGATGAATATGCAATTGGTTCTGGCTGCGGCCATAAG is part of the Serratia marcescens genome and encodes:
- a CDS encoding beta-ketoacyl synthase chain length factor; amino-acid sequence: MKFALNIVDWQARAPGLSAATQWLAWARQPDAIDPSAPQALPDELPMMVARRLSSGSKLAVDCGLSLLRRHAVDAVLYTSRHGELERNYRILHALATGQAVSPTDFTMSVHNSAVGNLTIVAKQPIVSSSLSAGMDTFQQGLCEVVCLLQAGHQRVLMVDFDGVIPAFYHPGLPAQMPTWAYAVALLFEPGDMLQCSTESDYAGNEVSLPQSLQFLRHYLAQTPHFTIDGERLQWRWSLMK
- a CDS encoding methyltransferase: MYEQDTFNALDAITEAQRIAFAPMLFQTALCLRNGGVLAYLDKQGEQGAFLDEIVANSSLNDYATSVLLDMGLSGRIITCRDERYRLTKVGHFLLHDTMTRVNMDFTQDVCYQGLFFLTQALKESKPAGLQVFSDTETIYPVLSQLPSPARESWFAFDHYYSDAAFHAALPHIFAGQPLSLYDVGGNTGKWALRCCQYDDDVTITILDLPQQIALARQNVENAGFSHRIGFHAVDMLKDATLPGEADIWWMSQFLDCFAPQQIIGMLERIAKVMKPGARLCVMELFWDAQKFEAASFSLNATSLYFTCMANGNSRFYSVEKFYRYLETAGFEVEKRVDHLGVGHTLLICKKI
- a CDS encoding lysophospholipid acyltransferase family protein yields the protein MALESHEMNAVTGLNRIWRLVMTGFCFALFGLGGLLLSLTWFNLLLLVIRDDNKRCRIARRSISASFRLFLTVARSIGVLDYRIHGADCLRNERGCLVVANHPTLIDYVLLASVMPETDCLVKSALLRNPFVSGVIRAADYLVNSQAETLLPQCQERLGRGDTILIFPEGTRTEPGKKMSLQRGAANIAVRCRRDLRIVAICCSEHLLDKQSKWYDVPLTKPLFEIKVRGRVPIDHFYDGKTPEPALAARQLNRHLSQQLQFVETPFSGLNDASALPRN